One segment of Prionailurus bengalensis isolate Pbe53 chromosome X, Fcat_Pben_1.1_paternal_pri, whole genome shotgun sequence DNA contains the following:
- the MSL3 gene encoding male-specific lethal 3 homolog isoform X1 — translation MSASEGMKFKFHSGEKVLCFEPDPTKARVLYDAKIVDVIVGKDEKGRKIPEYLIHFNGWNRSWDRWAAEDHVLRDTDENRRLQRKLARKAVARLRSTGRKKKRCRLPGVDSVLKSLPVEDKDENDENSISSSSDDSSEEKDEEISEESDIEEKTEVKEGPEPHTRREMEERTITIEIPEVLKKKLEDDCYYINRRKRLVKLPCQTNIITILESYVKHFAINAAFSANERPRHHHAMPHANMNVHYIPAEKNVDLCKEMVDGLRITFDYTLPLVLLYPYEQVQYKKVTSSKFFLPIKESATNTNRNQEELSPSPPLLNPSTPQSTESQPTSGEPATPKRRKAEPEALQSLRRSTRHSANCDRLSESSASPQPKRRQQDTSASMPKLFLHLEKKTPVHSRSSSPVPLTPSKEGSAVFAGFEGRRTNEINEVLSWKLVPDSYPPSDQPPPPSYIYGAQHLLRLFVKLPEILGKMSFSEKNLKALLKHFDLFLRFLAEYHDDFFPESAYVAACEAHYSTKNPRAIY, via the exons ATGAGCGCGAGCGAGGGCATGAAATTTAAATTCCACTCAGGGGAGAAAGTGCTGTGCTTCGAGCCTGACCCCACCAAGGCGCGAGTGCTGTACGATGCCAAG ATTGTCGATGTTATTGTTGGGAAAGACGAAAAAGGCAGAAAGATTCCAGAATATCTGATCCATTTTAATGGTTGGAACAGAAG CTGGGATAGATGGGCAGCTGAAGATCATGTCCTTCGTGACACCGATGAAAATCGGAGATTACAGCGTAAATTGGCAAGGAAAGCTGTAGCTCGCCT AAGAagcacaggaagaaagaagaaacgcTGCAGGTTGCCTGGTGTTGACTCTGTCTTAAAAAGCCTCCCTGTTGAAGACAAGGatgaaaatgatgaaaact CAATAAGCAGTTCCTCTGATGACAGTAGTgaagaaaaggatgaagaaataaGTGAAGAAAGTGATATTGAAGAAAAGACGGAAGTG AAGGAAGGACCGGAGCCACACACAAGAagggaaatggaagaaaggacAATAACGATAGAAATCCCAGAAGTTCTGAAGAAGAAGCTCGAGGACGATTGTTACTATATCAACAGGAGGAAACGG TTAGTGAAGCTTCCGTGCCAGACCAACATCATAACTATTTTGGAGTCCTACGTGAAGCATTTTGCTATCAATGCAGCCTTTTCAGCCAATGAGAGGCCTCGGCACCATCATGCTATGCCACATGCCAATATGAACGTGCACTATATTCCAGCAGAAAAGAA CGTTGATCTTTGTAAGGAGATGGTGGATGGATTAAGAATAACTTTTGATTACACGCTCCCACTGGTTTTGCTCTATCCGTATGAACAAGTTCAGTATAAAAAGGTGACTTCATCCAAGTTTTTTCTTCCGATTAAGGAAAGTGCCACAAACACTAACAG GAACCAGGAGGAGCTCTCTCCGAGCCCGCCTTTGCTGAATCCGTCCACACCGCAGTCCACGGAAAGTCAGCCCACCTCCGGTGAACCAGCCACCCCCAAGAGGCGCAAGGCCGAGCCGGAAGCCTTGCAGTCTCTGAGGCGGTCCACGCGCCACTCTGCCAACTGTGACAGGCTGTCTGAGAGCAGTGCCTCTCCTCAGCCCAAGCGCCGGCAGCAGGACACGTCCGCCAGCATGCCTAAGCTCTTCCTGCACCTGGAAAAGA AGACACCTGTGCACAGCAGATCATCCTCACCTGTCCCGCTGACCCCTAGCAAGGAAGGCAGCGCAGTGtttgctggctttgaaggcaGAAGAACTAACGAAATAAACGAG GTCCTCTCCTGGAAACTGGTACCGGACAGTTACCCCCCAAGTGACCAGCCGCCTCCACCCTCTTACATTTATGGGGCACAACACTTGCTACGATTGTTTG tgAAACTTCCAGAAATCCTTGGAAAGATGTCCTTTTCTGAGAAGAATCTGAAGGCTTTACTGAAGCACTTTGATCTCTTTcttag gtTTTTGGCAGAATACCACGATGACTTCTTCCCAGAGTCTGCCTATGTTGCTGCCTGTGAGGCACACTATAGCACCAAGAACCCCAGGGCGATTTATTAA
- the MSL3 gene encoding male-specific lethal 3 homolog isoform X3, with translation MEERTITIEIPEVLKKKLEDDCYYINRRKRLVKLPCQTNIITILESYVKHFAINAAFSANERPRHHHAMPHANMNVHYIPAEKNVDLCKEMVDGLRITFDYTLPLVLLYPYEQVQYKKVTSSKFFLPIKESATNTNRNQEELSPSPPLLNPSTPQSTESQPTSGEPATPKRRKAEPEALQSLRRSTRHSANCDRLSESSASPQPKRRQQDTSASMPKLFLHLEKKTPVHSRSSSPVPLTPSKEGSAVFAGFEGRRTNEINEVLSWKLVPDSYPPSDQPPPPSYIYGAQHLLRLFVKLPEILGKMSFSEKNLKALLKHFDLFLRFLAEYHDDFFPESAYVAACEAHYSTKNPRAIY, from the exons atggaagaaaggacAATAACGATAGAAATCCCAGAAGTTCTGAAGAAGAAGCTCGAGGACGATTGTTACTATATCAACAGGAGGAAACGG TTAGTGAAGCTTCCGTGCCAGACCAACATCATAACTATTTTGGAGTCCTACGTGAAGCATTTTGCTATCAATGCAGCCTTTTCAGCCAATGAGAGGCCTCGGCACCATCATGCTATGCCACATGCCAATATGAACGTGCACTATATTCCAGCAGAAAAGAA CGTTGATCTTTGTAAGGAGATGGTGGATGGATTAAGAATAACTTTTGATTACACGCTCCCACTGGTTTTGCTCTATCCGTATGAACAAGTTCAGTATAAAAAGGTGACTTCATCCAAGTTTTTTCTTCCGATTAAGGAAAGTGCCACAAACACTAACAG GAACCAGGAGGAGCTCTCTCCGAGCCCGCCTTTGCTGAATCCGTCCACACCGCAGTCCACGGAAAGTCAGCCCACCTCCGGTGAACCAGCCACCCCCAAGAGGCGCAAGGCCGAGCCGGAAGCCTTGCAGTCTCTGAGGCGGTCCACGCGCCACTCTGCCAACTGTGACAGGCTGTCTGAGAGCAGTGCCTCTCCTCAGCCCAAGCGCCGGCAGCAGGACACGTCCGCCAGCATGCCTAAGCTCTTCCTGCACCTGGAAAAGA AGACACCTGTGCACAGCAGATCATCCTCACCTGTCCCGCTGACCCCTAGCAAGGAAGGCAGCGCAGTGtttgctggctttgaaggcaGAAGAACTAACGAAATAAACGAG GTCCTCTCCTGGAAACTGGTACCGGACAGTTACCCCCCAAGTGACCAGCCGCCTCCACCCTCTTACATTTATGGGGCACAACACTTGCTACGATTGTTTG tgAAACTTCCAGAAATCCTTGGAAAGATGTCCTTTTCTGAGAAGAATCTGAAGGCTTTACTGAAGCACTTTGATCTCTTTcttag gtTTTTGGCAGAATACCACGATGACTTCTTCCCAGAGTCTGCCTATGTTGCTGCCTGTGAGGCACACTATAGCACCAAGAACCCCAGGGCGATTTATTAA
- the MSL3 gene encoding male-specific lethal 3 homolog isoform X2, with product MSASEGMKFKFHSGEKVLCFEPDPTKARVLYDAKIVDVIVGKDEKGRKIPEYLIHFNGWNRRRSTGRKKKRCRLPGVDSVLKSLPVEDKDENDENSISSSSDDSSEEKDEEISEESDIEEKTEVKEGPEPHTRREMEERTITIEIPEVLKKKLEDDCYYINRRKRLVKLPCQTNIITILESYVKHFAINAAFSANERPRHHHAMPHANMNVHYIPAEKNVDLCKEMVDGLRITFDYTLPLVLLYPYEQVQYKKVTSSKFFLPIKESATNTNRNQEELSPSPPLLNPSTPQSTESQPTSGEPATPKRRKAEPEALQSLRRSTRHSANCDRLSESSASPQPKRRQQDTSASMPKLFLHLEKKTPVHSRSSSPVPLTPSKEGSAVFAGFEGRRTNEINEVLSWKLVPDSYPPSDQPPPPSYIYGAQHLLRLFVKLPEILGKMSFSEKNLKALLKHFDLFLRFLAEYHDDFFPESAYVAACEAHYSTKNPRAIY from the exons ATGAGCGCGAGCGAGGGCATGAAATTTAAATTCCACTCAGGGGAGAAAGTGCTGTGCTTCGAGCCTGACCCCACCAAGGCGCGAGTGCTGTACGATGCCAAG ATTGTCGATGTTATTGTTGGGAAAGACGAAAAAGGCAGAAAGATTCCAGAATATCTGATCCATTTTAATGGTTGGAACAGAAG AAGAagcacaggaagaaagaagaaacgcTGCAGGTTGCCTGGTGTTGACTCTGTCTTAAAAAGCCTCCCTGTTGAAGACAAGGatgaaaatgatgaaaact CAATAAGCAGTTCCTCTGATGACAGTAGTgaagaaaaggatgaagaaataaGTGAAGAAAGTGATATTGAAGAAAAGACGGAAGTG AAGGAAGGACCGGAGCCACACACAAGAagggaaatggaagaaaggacAATAACGATAGAAATCCCAGAAGTTCTGAAGAAGAAGCTCGAGGACGATTGTTACTATATCAACAGGAGGAAACGG TTAGTGAAGCTTCCGTGCCAGACCAACATCATAACTATTTTGGAGTCCTACGTGAAGCATTTTGCTATCAATGCAGCCTTTTCAGCCAATGAGAGGCCTCGGCACCATCATGCTATGCCACATGCCAATATGAACGTGCACTATATTCCAGCAGAAAAGAA CGTTGATCTTTGTAAGGAGATGGTGGATGGATTAAGAATAACTTTTGATTACACGCTCCCACTGGTTTTGCTCTATCCGTATGAACAAGTTCAGTATAAAAAGGTGACTTCATCCAAGTTTTTTCTTCCGATTAAGGAAAGTGCCACAAACACTAACAG GAACCAGGAGGAGCTCTCTCCGAGCCCGCCTTTGCTGAATCCGTCCACACCGCAGTCCACGGAAAGTCAGCCCACCTCCGGTGAACCAGCCACCCCCAAGAGGCGCAAGGCCGAGCCGGAAGCCTTGCAGTCTCTGAGGCGGTCCACGCGCCACTCTGCCAACTGTGACAGGCTGTCTGAGAGCAGTGCCTCTCCTCAGCCCAAGCGCCGGCAGCAGGACACGTCCGCCAGCATGCCTAAGCTCTTCCTGCACCTGGAAAAGA AGACACCTGTGCACAGCAGATCATCCTCACCTGTCCCGCTGACCCCTAGCAAGGAAGGCAGCGCAGTGtttgctggctttgaaggcaGAAGAACTAACGAAATAAACGAG GTCCTCTCCTGGAAACTGGTACCGGACAGTTACCCCCCAAGTGACCAGCCGCCTCCACCCTCTTACATTTATGGGGCACAACACTTGCTACGATTGTTTG tgAAACTTCCAGAAATCCTTGGAAAGATGTCCTTTTCTGAGAAGAATCTGAAGGCTTTACTGAAGCACTTTGATCTCTTTcttag gtTTTTGGCAGAATACCACGATGACTTCTTCCCAGAGTCTGCCTATGTTGCTGCCTGTGAGGCACACTATAGCACCAAGAACCCCAGGGCGATTTATTAA